A genomic window from Cricetulus griseus strain 17A/GY chromosome 4, alternate assembly CriGri-PICRH-1.0, whole genome shotgun sequence includes:
- the Ddx51 gene encoding ATP-dependent RNA helicase DDX51 isoform X2, translating into MALFHVARYPGPEASGLGDTEAEAGSRARVLLERLQSRARERQQREPKPESAEAAAEAAGRRRRRPRRRRGVGGSVAQSLEAPRAKRQKADNNVDAGSGRGEETPGELSTGSEDSGERPPEEAPRSPAPGPVLGNFARRKTPKVQPFLPTWLAEPSCVKKSVTEDLTPIEDIPGVHPDLQKQLRANGISSYFPVQAAVIPALLESTDSGFLVGRGGYQPSDLCVSAPTGSGKTLAFVIPVVQALLHRVVCHIRALVVLPTKELAQQVSKVFNIYTDATPLRVALVTGQKSLAKEQESLVQKTVDGYRCLADILVATPGRLVDHIDQTPGFSLQQLRFLVIDEADRMIDSMHQSWLPRVVAAAFHSEGPSGSCALLQRTQPQAVTTASTCFPQMPLQKLLFSATLTQNPEKLQRLGLYQPRLFSTRLGHKGPKDTVEVDENLGKYTFPVGLTHHYVPCRLSSKPLIVLHLVLGMNFSRALCFTNSREHSHRLFLLAQAFGGVSVAEFSSRYGPGQRKKILKQFEQGKIQLLISTDATARGIDVQGVELVINYDAPQYLRTYVHRVGRTARAGKTGQAFTLLLKVQERKFLQMVSEAGVPELACHEIPRELLQPLVSRYEIALSQLEKTVKEEQKLKTA; encoded by the exons ATGGCGCTCTTCCATGTAGCCCGGTACCCGGGCCCCGAGGCGTCCGGGCTCGGGGATACAGAGGCCGAGGCGGGAAGCCGGGCGCGAGTGCTGCTCGAGCGGCTGCAGAGCCGAGCCCGTGAGCGGCAGCAGCGGGAGCCGAAGCCCGAGTCTGCCGAGGCGGCCGCGGAAGCGGCGGGCAGGCGGCGTCGACGGCCCCGCAGGCGGCGTGGGGTTGGCGGCTCGGTGGCTCAGAGCCTGGAGGCTCCTAGGGCGAAGCGGCAGAAAGCGGACAACAACGTGGACGCAG GCTCAGGGAGAGGCGAGGAGACGCCCGGGGAGCTCAGCACCGGCTCAGAGGACTCAGGTGAGAGGCCCCCAGAGGAGGCCCCGAGATCCCCGGCTCCGGGCCCGGTGCTGGGGAACTTTGCAAGGAGGAAGACACCGAAG GTCCAGCCTTTCCTGCCAACATGGCTGGCAGAGCCAAGCTGTGTCAAGAAGAGTGTCACCGAGGATCTTACTCCAATCGAGGACATCCCTGGGGTTCACCCTGACTTGCAGAAGCAGCTGAGGGCTAATGGAATCTCGTCCTACTTTCCTG TCCAGGCAGCCGTGATTCCTGCCCTCCTGGAGAGTACAGACAGTGGGTTTCTGGTAGGCAGAGGTGGCTACCAACCTAGCGACCTCTGTGTTTCTGCCCCAACGGGCAGCGGGAAAACACTGGCTTTTGTCATCCCGGTGGTACAA GCCCTGTTGCATCGCGTGGTCTGCCACATCCGTGCGCTGGTTGTGCTTCCCACTAAGGAGCTGGCCCAACAG GTCAGCAAAGTATTCAACATCTACACGGATGCTACACCTCTGCGGGTTGCTTTGGTGACTGGACAGAAGTCACTGGCCAAGGAACAGGAGAGCCTTGTACAGAAGAC AGTAGATGGTTACCGTTGCCTGGCTGACATTTTGGTGGCCACACCTGGCCGCCTGGTAGACCACATTGACCAGACCCCAGGATTCAGCCTCCAGCAGCTCCGCTTCCTG GTCATTGATGAGGCTGACCGAATGATAGACAGCATGCACCAGTCCTGGTTGCCCCGAGTAGTGGCAGCAGCTTTCCACAGTGAAGGCCCCTCAGGCTCTTGTGCCCTGCTCCAGAGGACACAGCCCCAGGCTGTGACTACTGCCAG CACCTGCTTTCCCCAGATGCCTCTACAGAAGCTGCTGTTCTCAGCCACACTGACCCAGAACCCTGAGAAGCTGCAGCGGCTTGGCCTCTACCAGCCCAGGCTTTTCTCTACAAGGCTGGGACACAAAGGCCCTAAAGACACAGTAGAGGTGGATGAAAACTTGGGGAAGTACACCTTCCCTGTGGGACTCACG CACCACTACGTGCCCTGTAGACTCAGCTCGAAGCCACTCATTGTCTTACACCTGGTCCTTGGGATGAACTTCTCAAGGGCCCTTTGCTTCACTAACTCTCGGGAGCATTCCCACAG GCTCTTCCTGTTAGCACAAGCTTTTGGGGGTGTGAGTGTGGCTGAATTCTCCTCCCGATATGGGCCTGgccaaaggaagaaaattttgaAGCAGTTTGAACAGGGAAAGATCCAGCT CCTCATCAGCACAGATGCTACTGCTCGAGGCATTGATGTGCAGGGTGTGGAGCTGGTGATCAACTATGATGCCCCCCAGTACCTGAGGACCTATGTGCATAG GGTGGGGAGAACAGCCCGAGCTGGAAAAACAGGACAGGCCTTCACACTTCTCTTGAAAGTGCAG GAAAGGAAGTTCCTCCAAATGGTATCAGAAGCTGGGGTACCTGAGCTGGCATGCCATGAGATCCCCAGGGAGCTCCTGCAGCCACTGGTCTCTCGATATGAGATAGCTTTGTCTCAGCTGGAGAAGACTGTCAAG GAAGAGCAAAAGCTGAAGACAGCCTAG
- the Noc4l gene encoding nucleolar complex protein 4 homolog isoform X2, with protein MDRLPASAGSRGELGRLLQAVLTSRGQANAVFDILAVLQSEDPEDIQEGVRTCSRLFGTLLEREELFVGSLPREDTVLAGSQEATHKYKVWMRHRYHSCCNRLEELLTHPSFQVKELALKTLMKFVQLEGAKPLEKPQWESHYLFPRTLFRAVVGGLLTPEEDHSLLISQFCEYLEYDDIRYHTMQVATSTVARTTSQQPEVSLTFWNNAFVLLSAVNLPLQECNLTNFYVKHAQTSDKWKVIHLKEHRKAFQEMWLGFLKHKLPLSLYKKVLVAMHDSILPHLAQPTLMIDFLTSACDVGGAISLLALNGLFILIHKHNLEYPDFYQKLYGLLDPSIFHVKYRARFFHLADLFLSSSHLPAYLVAAFAKRLARLALTAPPEALLMVLPFICNLLRRHPACRVMVHRPQGPELSADPYDPMEKDPARSHALESCLWELQALQQHYHPEVSRAASVINQVLSDPEVSIAPLLELTAYEIFERDLKKKTPGSVPLEFIPAKGLLGRQDDLCAQFFTLS; from the exons ATGGACCGTCTCCCGGCTTCGGCGGGCTCCCGCGGGGAGCTGGGCCGCCTACTGCAGGCGGTGCTAACGAGCCGTGGCCAGGCTAACGCGGTGTTTGACATCCTGGCGGTGCTTCAA TCCGAGGACCCGGAGGATATCCAGGAAGGAGTACGCACATGCAGCCGACTCTTCGGTACCTTGCTGGAGCGGGAAGAGCTGTTCGTGGGCTCGCTGCCGCGCGAGGACACGGTCCTGGCAG GATCCCAGGAagccacacacaaatacaaagtgTGGATGAGACACCGCTACCACAGCTGTTGTAACCGCCTGGAAGAGCTACTGACCCATCCCTCCTTCCAGGTCAAG GAGCTGGCCCTCAAGACACTCATGAAGTTTGTGCAGCTGGAAGGAGCGAAACCCCTTGAGAAACCCCAGTGGGAAAGTCACTACCTCTTCCCTCGTACACTCTTCAGG GCAGTGGTAGGAGGCCTGCTCACACCCGAGGAAGACCACAGCCTGCTTATCTCCCAGTTCTGTGAGTACTTGGAATATGATGACATCCGGTACCACACAATGCAGGTGGCCACAAGCACTGTGGCCCGAACCACCAGCCAGCAACCTGAG GTGTCACTCACCTTCTGGAACAATGCCTTCGTGTTGCTATCTGCTGTGAACCTGCCCCTCCAGGAGTGCAACCTCACCAACTTCTATGTGAAGCATGCAC AGACATCAGACAAATGGAAGGTCATTCACTTGAAG GAACACAGAAAAGCTTTCCAGGAGATGTGGCTTGGCTTCCTTAAGCACAAG CTGCCCCTCAGCCTCTACAAGAAGGTACTGGTGGCTATGCATGACTCCATCCTGCCCCACCTGGCTCAGCCCACCCTCATGATTGACTTCCTCACAAGTGCCTGTGATGTGG GTGGTGCCATCAGCCTCCTGGCCTTGAATGGGCTTTTCATCCTAATCCATAAGCATAACCT GGAATATCCTGATTTCTACCAGAAGCTCTATGGCCTCCTGGATCCATCCATCTTTCATGTCAAGTACCGAGCCCGTTTCTTTCACTTGGCcgacctcttcctttcctcttc CCACCTCCCTGCCTACTTGGTGGCTGCCTTTGCAAAACGCCTGGCCCGGCTGGCCCTAACAGCACCGCCTGAGGCCCTGCTCATGGTCCTGCCCTTTATTTGCAACCTGTTGCGCAGACACCCTGCCTGCCGAGTTATGGTGCACCGCCCACAAGGCCCTG AGCTCAGTGCTGATCCATATGACCCAATGGAGAAGGATCCTGCCAGGAGCCATGCCTTGGAAAGCTGCTTGTGGGAACTTCAG GCCCTCCAGCAGCACTACCATCCTGAGGTGTCCAGAGCTGCCAGTGTCATCAACCAGGTGCTGTCTGACCCAGAGGTTAGCATTGCACCACTCCTGGAACTTACTGCATATGAG ATCTTTGAGCGGGACCTGAAGAAGAAAACACCTGGGTCGGTGCCTCTGGAGTTCATCCCAGCCAAAGGCCTGCTGGGCCGACAGGATGACCTCTGCGCCCAGTTCTTCACTCTCAGCTGA